In Aspergillus fumigatus Af293 chromosome 4, whole genome shotgun sequence, one genomic interval encodes:
- a CDS encoding exosome catalytic subunit DIS3 codes for MRSLRRELSSDPQVANVTSKVFIRSTKSGKVQKIVRELYLRQDIPCSSKLCSLCPTIAPADANGNIAPFVLSDQPAGTSAFPRGHYLIPDTNALLNGMDLFEHTGAFYDVIILQTVLEELKNQSLPLYNRLLSLIKTDEKRFYLFFNEFRLETHVRRGQNESINDRNDRAVRAVAKWYSEHLRSTLKRGKKEKSVPAIVVITDDKENLRKAKEEGVTALSLSDYVSGLEDADRLLDMISEAREARDAKGARGELFYPEYYSMSKIMTGLRAGTLHQGVFNVSPYNYLEGSVNVAAFDKPLLILGRDNSNRAIAGDVVVIEVLPKDQWKSPSTKLVDEEAVTRNDNPEAEDNEEVVTEKERKALQEEVKKAHGKHSEGRPQPTAKVVGVIKRNWRQYVGHVDQSSTGASASSGRRQQNVFVLPMDKRIPKIRVRTRQASDLLGQRILVTIDAWDRDSRYPTGHFIRSLGELETKGAETEALLLEYDVQYKPFPKAVLDCLPPEGHDWKVPADKEHVGWKGRRDLRDILVCSIDPPGCQDIDDALHARPLPNGNFEVGVHIADVSHFVKPNNAMDLEASARGTTVYLVDKRIDMLPHLLGTDLCSLKPYVERYAFSVLWEMTPNAEVVSAEFTKSVIRSREAFSYEQAQKRIDDPSQNDELTQSMRTLLRLSKILRQKRMDAGALNLASPEVRIETDSDEVGDPLTDVKTKAMLATNSLVEEFMLHANITVAAKIYDSFSQTALLRRHATPPPQNFEELINQLSKKRNLELDVSSSRALADSLDRCVDPENPFFNTLVRILATRCMTSAEYFCAGAHAESEFRHYGLASPIYTHFTSPIRRYADLLVHRQLAAAIGYEGEDGRAQVEGVMTRNRLEDICRNINYRHRNAQFAGRASIEYYVGQALKARGEKMAADGVDAGIEEEGYVMRVFENGVVVFVPRFGIEGVVRLEDFVLPGESAVRSAEERRELLVRRESDFDGEEYTLRVSEKGHPEKERGVTVELFQRVKVNVSSVKEEGGRGAGKRRVRILILGAGK; via the exons ATGAGGAGCCTTCGGAGGGAACTCTCCTCTGATCCGCAGGTCGCCAATGTCACCAGCAAAGTCTTCATCAGGTCCACGAAAAGTGGAAAGGTGCAGAAGATCGTACGTGAGCTTTATTTGAGACAGGATATTCCTTGCTCGTCCAAGTTATGTTCGCTATGTCCTACAATCGCGCCAGCAGATGCGAATGGCAACA TTGCGCCTTTCGTCCTCTCCGATCAACCCGCTGGCACGAGCGCTTTCCCTCGCGGTCACTACCTCATCCCTGATACAAACGCACTGCTGAATGGTATGGATCTCTTTGAACATACTGGAGCTTTCTACGACGTTATCATTCTTCAGACGGTCCTCGAGGAACTCAAGAACCAGTCGCTGCCACTCTACAACCGCCTACTTTCTTTAATCAAGACGGACGAAAAACGGTTTTACCTATTCTTCAATGAGTTCAGATTGGAAACGCACGTGAGACGAGGTCAGAATGAGTCCATCAATGACCGAAATGACCGAGCAGTACGGGCAGTGGCAAAATGGTACTCTGAGCACCTTCGCAGCACGCTAAAGAGgggcaagaaggagaagtcgGTACCAGCAATTGTCGTCATTACGGATGATAAGGAAAATCTTCGcaaagcaaaggaagaagGTGTGACAGCGCTGTCGCTGTCCGACTACGTCTCCGGATTAGAGGATGCCGACCGGTTACTTGACATGATCAGCGAGGCGAGGGAAGCTAGGGACGCAAAGGGCGCTCGCGGCGAGCTGTTCTATCCAGAGTATTACTCAATGTCGAAAATTATGACTGGACTGAGGGCTGGCACTCTACATCAGGGCGTCTTCAATGTCTCGCCGTACAACTACTTGGAAGGGTCTGTGAATGTCGCAGCTTTTGATAAGCCACTCCTCATCCTGGGTCGTGATAATAGCAATCGTGCTATTGCAGGCGACGTCGTTGTTATTGAGGTCTTACCGAAGGATCAGTGGAAGTCACCATCGACGAAGCTTGTTGACGAAGAAGCAGTCACGCGGAACGACAATCCAGAGGCGGAAGATAATGAAGAGGTAGTGACAGAAAAGGAGCGGAAGGCTCTGCAGGAAGAGGTAAAAAAGGCGCATGGCAAGCACTCTGAAGGAAGGCCGCAGCCCACAGCTAAGGTTGTGGGTGTCATTAAGCGGAATTGGCGCCAGTACGTCGGACATGTTGATCAAAGTTCGACGGGTGCGTCAGCCAGCTCTGGACGGCGGCAACAGAACGTTTTCGTCTTGCCCATGGATAAACGCATTCCAAAGATCCGGGTCCGCACTCGGCAGGCTAGCGACCTGTTGGGCCAGCGGATTCTGGTCACGATTGACGCCTGGGATCGCGATTCTCGGTATCCTACTGGGCATTTTATTCGCTCTCTAGGAGAACTAGAGACCAAAGGAGCAGAGACGGAAGCACTACTTCTTGAGTATGACGTACAGTACAAACCATTCCCCAAAGCCGTTCTGGATTGTCTTCCGCCAGAAGGTCATGACTGGAAAGTTCCTGCCGACAAGGAACATGTGGGGTGGAAAGGGCGAAGAGATTTGCGGGATATTCTGGTCTGCAGTATCGATCCTCCTGGATGTCAAGATATTGATGACGCCCTGCACGCGCGGCCCTTACCTAACGGTAATTTTGAAGTTGGCGTCCATATTGCAGACGTGTCACATTTCGTTAAACCGAACAATGCCATGGATCTAGAGGCTAGCGCCCGTGGAACGACAGTCTACCTAGTCGACAAGCGTATTGACATGCTTCCGCATCTTCTCGGAACGGATCTCTGCTCTCTCAAACCATATGTGGAGCGCTACGCTTTTTCGGTCCTCTGGGAGATGACTCCGAACGCTGAAGTCGTCTCTGCCGAATTCACCAAGTCCGTTATTCGCTCGCGAGAGGCTTTCAGCTACGAACAGGCACAAAAGCGCATCGACGACCCTTCGCAAAATGATGAGCTGACTCAGAGCATGCGCACCCTACTCCGTCTGTCGAAAATCCTCCGTCAGAAGCGAATGGATGCAGGAGCGCTGAATCTTGCCTCCCCGGAAGTTCGAATCGAGACGGACAGCGACGAAGTTGGCGACCCGCTTACGGATGTCAAGACGAAGGCGATGCTTGCAACCAACAGTCTCGTTGAAGAGTTCATGCTTCACGCCAACATCACTGTCGCGGCGAAAATCTACGATAGCTTTTCCCAGACCGCTTTGCTACGTCGACACGCCACTCCCCCGCCACAGAATTTTGAGGAGCTCATCAATCAGCTCTCGAAGAAACGCAATCTGGAACTCGACGTTTCGAGCTCGCGGGCCCTCGCTGACTCGCTTGACCGATGCGTCGATCCAGAGAACCCATTCTTCAACACTCTTGTCCGTATCCTTGCCACCAGGTGTATGACATCTGCAGAATACTTTTGTGCGGGTGCACATGCCGAGTCAGAATTTCGCCATTACGGTCTGGCCTCCCCCATTTACACGCATTTTACCTCTCCTATCAGACGATATGCGGATTTGCTCGTCCACCGACAGCTCGCAGCCGCGATTGGATACGAAGGCGAAGACGGTCGGGCGCAGGTTGAAGGTGTCATGACACGCAACAGGCTCGAAGACATCTGCCGGAATATCAACTACCGGCATCGAAATGCTCAATTCGCTGGCCGTGCTAGCATCGAGTATTACGTTGGACAGGCGCTCAAGGCTCGtggggagaagatggcggccgacGGCGTTGATGCGGgtattgaggaagaaggataCGTCATGCGCGTCTTTGAGAACGGCGTGGTTGTCTTTGTTCCCCGATTCGGAATTGAGGGTGTTGTCCGCCTGGAGGATTTTGTGCTCCCTGGGGAGTCGGCGGTCCGGTCCGCTGAGGAAAGGCGGGAGCTGCTGGTGCGACGTGAAAGTGATTTCGACGGTGAGGAGTACACGCTGCGTGTTTCCGAGAAGGGACATCCTGAGAAGGAACGTGGCGTCACCGTCGAGCTCTTCCAGCGAGTCAAGGTGAATGTTAGCTCCgtgaaggaagaaggaggtcGTGGAGCTGGAAAGAGACGGGTGCGGATATTGATTCTGGGGGCCGGGAAGTAA
- a CDS encoding MCT family MFS transporter, producing MADNPPIDITRSREHDRDAAAEDPLYKRDHGQVLGGSTSVAERDHRNSHDVPDGGYGWVCVACVFWINAHTWGINSSYGVFLSYYLSHDVFPNTSALSYAFTGGLSISCALLVAPLATHLIHLFGTRFVLNLGVFFETLSLIGSSFATQKWHIFLSQGVCFGWGMGFLFVGSVGITPQWFQRRRSLAMGINAAGSGLGGLIWSLAVGAMIPRIGLGWTFRVLGIVACVVNLVSANLLRDRNKAVGSRFKAFHLPLLKRAEFLLFLGWGILAMLGYVALLFSVANFALSVGLSPHQGSIVSALLNLGQGFGRPFVGMFSDRFGRINIATFLSFLCGLFCLVIWIFARSMGLVSFFAVLVGTVSGTYWATCTPVAAEILGLRDLPSGLSITWLMLVPPTTVSEAIALLLRDNKSADSKYLKVQIFTGFMYIGSALCLWLVRGWKVGDLARAKEEAVAAVDTRQAGDCAAGSAPSAGVAEDAETEKQGQTVDPAFSMHTASNRNPWTPATLLRGMVALKRV from the exons ATGGCAGATAATCCACCGATCGATATTACTCGTTCAAGAGAGCATGACCGAGATGCAGCCGCTGAGGACCCTCTATACAAACGGGACCATGGACAGGTCCTGGGTGGTTCTACATCAGTCGCAGAACGGGACCACAGAAATTCCCACGATGTACCTGATGGGGGTTACGGATGGGTCTGTGTTGCTTGTGTATTCTGGATCAATGCGCACACTTGGGGCATCAACAGT AGTTACGGGGTCTTCCTTTCTTATTATCTCTCCCACGATGTCTTCCCCAACACCAGTGCATTGTCGTACGCCTTCACTGGTGGTCTGAGCATCTCCTGCGCGCTCCTCGTTGCACCGCTGGCCACACATCTAATCCATCTCTTCGGAACTCGGTTCGTCCTCAACCTAGGCGTCTTCTTCGAAACCCTGTCCCTGATCGGATCCTCCTTTGCCACGCAGAAATGGCATATCTTTCTCAGCCAGGGAGTCTGTTTCGGCTGGGGAATGGGTTTCCTGTTCGTTGGCAGCGTGGGGATCACTCCGCAGTGGTTCCAACGGCGAAGAAGTCTTGCAATGGGCATCAACGCCGCCGGCTCCGGACTGGGGGGTCTCATCTGGTCTCTTGCAGTCGGCGCTATGATCCCCCGGATTGGTCTAGGTTGGACATTCCGGGTCCTCGGTATCGTCGCCTGCGTAGTCAACCTGGTCAGCGCAAACCTCCTCCGAGACCGCAACAAAGCCGTCGGCAGCCGCTTCAAGGCCTTCCACCTGCCTCTGCTGAAACGGGCTgaattcctcctcttcctcggttgGGGAATCCTAGCCATGCTCGGCTACGTCGCGCTCCTCTTCAGCGTCGCCAATTTCGCCCTCTCCGTCGGCCTCTCTCCGCACCAAGGCAGCATCGTCAGCGCTTTGCTCAACCTCGGCCAAGGCTTCGGGCGGCCCTTCGTAGGCATGTTCAGCGACAGGTTCGGCCGCATCAACATCGCCAcgtttctctccttcctctgcggcctcttctgcctcgtcatctGGATCTTCGCCCGCAGCATGGGTCTcgtctctttcttcgccGTCCTCGTGGGCACCGTTTCCGGTACCTACTGGGCTACCTGTACCCCTGTAGCTGCCGAGATTCTCGGTCTCCGTGACCTCCCCAGCGGCCTTAGCATCACCTGGCTGATGCTCGTGCCTCCGACGACGGTCTCGGAGGCGATCGCCCTATTGCTGCGCGATAACAAGTCCGCAGATTCCAAGTATCTGAAGGTGCAGATCTTCACAGGCTTCATGTATATCGGCAGTGCGCTGTGTCTTTGGCTTGTCCGGGGCTGGAAAGTAGGCGACCTGGCTCGTgccaaggaagaagctgtcGCTGCGGTGGACACCCGACAAGCGGGTGACTGTGCAGCTGGGAGTGCGCCGTCTGCTGGTGTAGCCGAGGACGCTGAAACCGAGAAACAGGGTCAAACGGTCGACCCTGCGTTCTCCATGCACACGGCGTCGAATCGGAACCCCTGGACGCCTGCGACACTGTTACGCGGCATGGTGGCTTTGAAGCGGGTATGA
- a CDS encoding LIM domain protein has translation MMHIPHLPGHTKAKDGQRKVTPPGPTYMSSDQFANYLKDLRTNRPVRPSGSRPIPSRATGSVATPREALPPRASSSMSMYGQPGPQPTSPERERPRASSSLSTHRPFEPHVSLGSSAGRPLVQEPRMVPIRKNVSPSHVFSRPSPPSPNAVYRESGQRRVEKEEARSLRDALQELDLHDEIRLHQAAQDEATELVWMHQNPGVPYKNPYAPYHNPDLDRSSQTPKSAGRSQNQSDKIGGPMDNHRSTSESSSDSHFADSGGTGLGVKHDRQPQHGLEDSGSSPTKSPSPRKNVRVDFALPAEESPSKSRGGGNSCLSRFGNESSRGIFRNPRDSIYEEPKDTRGPEEDERPAFSRSDSSALRAKPRNALPRGSRPLPGRLSSLPFVDKLARFELHKQHPTQSRNPDYRTNDPHPQAAPDGNADKEQADQGVRTKNGLEIRSEEIRAATSKKLKDRSTRLPMPTAVSNRVGRPIVSFDPSWKPTEAQSPRKRDSLRQESASPTPPPQPAAPAIKVSEPPSIPVLDVSAQKEPTISEMAASSQKEKGGTRSLPDPVITKRNTQSSPPKPAQSSQKPWLSTYTRSGVPTAKCESCSLPIAGKIVTAAGARFHPECFVCHHCHTPLECVAFYQEPEAKRNERLAEAPSDDEEARLLRFYCHLDFHEKFSPRCKSCKTPIEGEIVVACGAEWHVGHFFCAECGDPFDSNTPFVEKDGFAWCLQCHSRRTAPRCLGCKKPVLEDIVVSAVGGQWHNECFVCHECGNGFGPDGRYFVREGEPKRTSKGRIIGGPVQLAVCERCESIRLKASPK, from the exons ATGATGCATATACCTCATCTTCCCGGCCATACTAAGGCCAAAGACGGCCAGCGGAAGGTTACCCCTCCGGGCCCGACTTATATGTCCAGCGATCAGTTCG CAAACTATCTGAAAGACTTGCGAACGAACCGACCTGTCCGCCCGAGCGGATCACGACCCATTCCATCAAGAGCAACCGGATCAGTTGCAACCCCTCGTGAGGCTCTCCCTCCTCGCGCGTCGtcgtcaatgtcaatgtATGGACAGCCCGGCCCCCAGCCTACTTCGCCCGAAAGAGAGCGACCTCGAGCCAGCAGCTCTCTGTCAACCCATCGCCCCTTTGAACCCCACGTTTCGCTGGGGAGCTCAGCCGGGCGACCATTGGTACAGGAACCAAGAATGGTGCCGATACGCAAGAATGTCTCACCATCGCACGTTTTCTCACGCCCGTCGCCTCCATCTCCCAATGCGGTTTATCGTGAGAGTGGTCAGCGGCGggtagagaaggaagaagcaCGCTCCTTGCGGGACGCGTTGCAGGAATTGGACTTGCATGACGAGATCCGCCTCCATCAGGCTGCACAAGACGAAGCCACGGAGCTAGTCTGGATGCATCAGAACCCCGGTGTGCCCTACAAAAACCCATATGCGCCGTATCATAACCCCGACCTGGACAGATCGTCCCAGACGCCAAAGAGCGCCGGCCGCTCTCAAAACCAAAGTGATAAAATTGGTGGGCCCATGGATAATCATCGATCGACCTCAGAAAGCTCTTCTGACAGCCATTTTGCTGATTCTGGTGGGACAGGTTTAGGTGTAAAGCATGACAGACAACCCCAGCATGGGCTGGAGGACTCTGGAAGCAGCCCTACAAAGTCCCCGTCGCCGCGGAAGAATGTCAGAGTCGACTTTGCGTTGCCCGCCGAGGAATCGCCCTCGAAATCGAGAGGCGGTGGGAACTCATGTCTTTCGAGATTTGGTAACGAGTCATCGAGGGGGATTTTTCGAAATCCTCGTGACTCGATTTACGAGGAACCGAAAGACACTCGTGGccccgaggaggatgagcgACCGGCATTTTCCAGATCCGATTCGTCGGCTCTCAGAGCAAAGCCGCGCAATGCCCTACCACGGGGCTCTCGACCCCTTCCGGGAAGACTAAGCAGTCTTCCGTTCGTTGACAAGTTGGCGCGGTTCGAGCTACATAAGCAACATCCAACCCAATCGAGAAATCCGGACTATAGGACGAACGACCCGCACCCGCAAGCAGCCCCGGATGGGAATGCGGACAAAGAGCAGGCCGATCAAGGCGTTCGTACGAAGAATGGCCTTGAAATTCGCAGCGAAGAGATCAGGGCAGCTACAAGTAAGAAGCTCAAAGACCGAAGCACAAGGTTGCCTATGCCCACAGCCGTCAGTAATCGCGTTGGCCGGCCAATCGTGAGTTTCGACCCGTCTTGGAAGCCCACTGAGGCTCAGTCACCGCGAAAGCGTGACAGCCTGAGGCAGGAGTCAGCCTCCCCCacaccaccaccgcagcCTGCAGCCCCTGCTATTAAAGTATCTGAGCCGCCATCGATACCTGTTTTAGATGTTTCGGCCCAGAAGGAGCCCACCATTTCGGAGATGGCAGCATCAtcccagaaggaaaagggaggtACTAGGTCTCTGCCAGATCCAGTGATCACAAAGCGCAACACTCAATCATCCCCTCCGAAACCTGCGCAGTCCTCACAGAAGCCCTGGTTGTCAACTTATACACGCTCCGGAGTACCAACAGCGAAATGCGAGTCCTGTTCACTTCCCATTGCAGGGAAGATTGTCACAGCCGCAGGGGCTCGCTTCCACCCAGAGTGCTTTGTGTGCCATCATTGCCACACGCCCTTAGAATGTGTCGCCTTTTATCAAGAGCCCGAGGCCAAGCGCAATGAGCGATTGGCGGAGGCGCCaagtgacgacgaggaggcgCGTCTGTTGCGCTTCTATTGTCATCTGGATTTCCATGAGAAGTTCAGCCCCAGGTGCAAGAGCTGTAAGACCCCTATTGAAGGCGAAATTGTCGTTGCGTGCGGGGCCGAGTGGCATGTTGGTCATTTTTTCTGTGCCGAATGCGGTGAT CCCTTCGATTCGAACACTCCTTTTGTGGAAAAGGACGGGTTTGCGTGGTGCCTTCAATGTCATTCTCGGCGCACCGCGCCTCGATGCCTGGGCTGCAAGAAGCCTGTCCTTGAGGACATTGTGGTCAGCGCCGTCGGGGGCCAATGGCACAATGAATGCTTCGTCTGTCACGAGTGTGGCAACGGTTTCGGTCCGGATGGCCGGTATTTTGTGCGAGAGGGCGAGCCCAAGCGAACGTCTAAAGGTCGGATCATTGGGGGTCCGGTCCAATTGGCTGTATGTGAGCGATGCGAGAGCATCCGACTGAAGGCATCACCCAAGTGA
- the trm8 gene encoding tRNA (guanine46-N7)-methyltransferase yields MTPPPPKRQKRDEYRKATAEATSQSGASDVAEIKLPKKKYYRQRAHANPFSDHHLKYPLSPAHMDWSSHYPAFVNPDPSHINLAGARRLLKDVEVVDIGCGFGGLLIGLAPLLPESLIVGMEIRVSVLEYVTTRIQALRAQQQKLRAATATATAASETPSQQQAQIDGKQANANAAADAASPAPSTDTEHMPTTLVPGSYENISAIRSNTMKFFPNFFARHQLSKIFICFPDPHFKARKHKARIISETLNAEYAYALRPGGLLYTITDVEEYHHWILRHFGVELGAEEESEEKSTSPNANANAGVRELFERVSEEELEKDECVRVMKEATEEGKKVARNKGNKYVAVFRRKTDPEWPA; encoded by the exons CAAAAGCGGGACGAATACCGCAAAGCAACAGCAGAGGCCACCTCACAATCCGGCGCCAGCGACGTCGCGGAGATCAAGCTgcccaagaagaagtacTATCGCCAGCGGGCGCACGCAAACCCCTTCTCGGACCACCATCTGAAATA CCCCCTCAGCCCGGCGCACATGGACTGGTCATCGCATTATCCTGCTTTTGTGAATCCGGACCCGTCGCATATCAATCTCGCCGGGGCCCGGAGGCTCCTGAAGGATGTGGAGGTCGTGGATATCGGGTGTGGTTTTGGCGGGTTACTCATTGGGCTTGCGCCTCTGCTGCCGGAGTCGCTGATAGTCG GCATGGAGATCCGCGTCTCGGTCCTCGAATACGTGACGACGCGCATCCAAGCCCTCCGggcccagcagcagaagctcaGGGCTGCCACTGCAACCGCGACAGCAGCGTCGGAAACTCCGTCTCAGCAGCAAGCTCAGATAGACGGGAAACAAGCAAACGCAAACGCAGCTGCAGATGCAGCGTCACCCGCCCCCTCCACCGACACCGAGCACATGCCTACCACTCTCGTCCCGGGCTCCTATGAAAACATCTCCGCAATCCGCAGCAATACCATGAAATTCTTCCCTAATTTCTTCGCCCGACACCAGCTTTCCAAGATTTTCATTTGCTTCCCGGACCCGCACTTCAAGGCCCGCAAGCACAAGGCCCGGATTATCTCCGAGACGCTCAATGCTGAGTACGCCTACGCTCTGCGGCCCGGTGGGCTCTTGTATACCATTACCGATGTGGAAGAGTATCATCATTGGATTCTGAGGCATTTTGGGGTGGAGTTGGgagccgaggaggagagtgagGAGAAGAGCACCAGTCCGAATGCGAATGCGAATGCTGGGGTGAGGGAACTCTTTGAGCGGGtttcggaggaggagctggagaaggacgagTGTGTGCGGGTTATGAAGGAGGCCACcgaggaagggaagaaggtgGCTCGGAATAAGGGGAACAAGTACGTGGCTGTCTTTCGGCGAAAGACGGATCCTGAATGGCCTGCATGA